From a single Halanaerobiales bacterium genomic region:
- a CDS encoding alcohol dehydrogenase catalytic domain-containing protein, with translation MKALVYEDNQLDLVDKKVPEPAENEVLIKIKIAGICNTDLEITAGYLGFEGTLGHEFVGIVEKDPKGELENQRVVGSVNIPCGECYMCEMGIEKHCRNMKAIGMRDRDGAFAEYMTLPRENIYTVPEEISDREAVLVEPLAAGVEIIEENHIKPTDEVVILGDGKLGHSIARVLWAAEKDPILIGKHQNKLDRVAELGIDTYLLGNYQGPADYVVECTGSSSGLQTALDLIRPQGTIVLKTTTSDLNDINMSKVAVDEIEIVGSRCGPFAPTLKMMENNELALDKMIDDVYDFKDSLKAFKRAKENKILKVLLKIN, from the coding sequence ATAAAAGCACTTGTTTATGAAGATAATCAATTAGATTTAGTTGATAAAAAAGTCCCAGAACCTGCTGAAAATGAAGTTCTTATCAAAATAAAAATTGCGGGCATATGTAATACTGATTTAGAAATCACTGCTGGGTATTTAGGATTTGAAGGAACTTTAGGTCATGAATTTGTTGGAATTGTGGAAAAGGATCCAAAAGGAGAGTTAGAAAATCAAAGAGTTGTAGGCTCTGTCAATATTCCCTGTGGAGAATGTTATATGTGTGAGATGGGTATTGAAAAACACTGTCGTAATATGAAAGCTATTGGGATGAGAGATAGAGATGGAGCTTTTGCAGAATATATGACTTTACCTCGGGAAAATATTTATACTGTTCCTGAAGAAATAAGTGATAGAGAAGCAGTTTTAGTAGAACCTCTGGCAGCAGGTGTGGAAATTATTGAAGAAAATCATATTAAACCGACTGATGAGGTCGTTATTTTAGGAGATGGTAAATTAGGTCATTCTATTGCCCGAGTGCTCTGGGCTGCTGAAAAGGATCCGATATTAATTGGAAAACATCAAAATAAGTTGGATAGAGTTGCTGAATTAGGGATAGATACCTATCTTTTAGGAAATTATCAGGGACCTGCTGATTATGTAGTTGAATGTACGGGAAGCAGTAGCGGTCTGCAGACAGCTTTAGATTTAATTAGACCTCAGGGAACGATTGTTTTAAAAACTACTACTTCAGATTTAAATGATATTAATATGAGTAAAGTGGCAGTTGATGAAATAGAAATAGTTGGTTCTCGCTGTGGCCCATTTGCACCTACCTTGAAGATGATGGAAAATAATGAATTAGCATTAGATAAGATGATAGATGATGTTTATGATTTCAAAGATAGTCTTAAGGCTTTTAAGAGGGCAAAAGAAAATAAAATTCTTAAAGTCCTTTTAAAAATAAATTAA
- a CDS encoding ABC transporter ATP-binding protein has protein sequence MDAVKMKNITKKFGEVVANDKVDLSVKKGEIHSILGENGAGKSTLMKILFGLYTRDNGEIYINEKKVDINSPSTAINLGIGMIHQHFMLVNRLSVTENIIAGQEPIVNNIFINKKAARKDVKDLAERYNFKINPKAKIEDLSVGEQQRVEILKALYRDAEILILDEPTAVLTPQEVEEFFEVLNTLKEAGKTIIFITHKLEETMEISDNITILRDGKKIADLKTEETDSNELARMMVGHEIDFSVDKKEMQSGKDVLGLEGINAYNERSFLNLKNINFKVGEGEILGVAGVEGNGQLELEEIIMGLMNFESGKIYFKDKDISHYSTSKRRQLGIAHIPSDRLKRGMIKGFNLGENIILGSEWQKPFAENGILNKDRIFKYSDKIIKDFDIRTTGSRSSASDLSGGNQQKLVLGRELSREPELLVVAQPTRGVDVGAREFIHDLLLEMRSEGKAILLISSELDEITKLSDRILVLYEGKIVANDKADKFTREELGLLMAGHEGEDIDEKQSTK, from the coding sequence ATGGATGCAGTTAAAATGAAAAATATTACAAAAAAGTTTGGGGAAGTAGTCGCTAATGATAAAGTAGATCTAAGTGTGAAAAAGGGAGAAATTCATTCGATACTTGGAGAAAATGGAGCAGGTAAATCTACCTTAATGAAAATACTTTTTGGACTTTATACCAGAGATAATGGTGAAATATATATAAATGAAAAAAAAGTAGATATTAACTCACCTTCTACGGCAATTAATTTGGGAATAGGAATGATTCATCAGCATTTTATGTTAGTTAACCGCCTTTCAGTAACGGAAAATATTATTGCCGGACAGGAGCCGATAGTCAATAATATATTTATAAATAAAAAAGCTGCTAGAAAGGATGTTAAAGATCTAGCAGAACGTTATAATTTCAAAATTAATCCTAAAGCTAAAATTGAAGATCTTTCAGTTGGTGAACAACAGCGAGTAGAAATACTCAAAGCTTTATATCGTGATGCAGAAATATTGATTCTTGATGAACCTACTGCTGTTTTAACTCCCCAGGAAGTTGAAGAGTTTTTTGAGGTTTTAAATACTCTAAAAGAAGCAGGAAAGACAATTATTTTCATAACCCATAAATTAGAAGAAACTATGGAAATTTCAGATAATATTACTATTTTACGTGATGGTAAGAAAATAGCAGATTTAAAAACTGAAGAAACAGATTCAAATGAACTTGCTCGCATGATGGTCGGCCATGAAATAGATTTTAGTGTAGATAAAAAGGAAATGCAAAGCGGAAAAGATGTTTTAGGATTGGAAGGTATTAATGCCTATAATGAACGAAGCTTTTTAAACTTAAAAAATATTAATTTTAAAGTAGGAGAAGGAGAAATTCTTGGTGTAGCAGGTGTTGAAGGTAATGGGCAGTTAGAGTTAGAAGAAATAATTATGGGTCTTATGAATTTTGAATCTGGTAAAATATATTTTAAAGATAAAGATATATCCCATTATTCAACATCTAAAAGAAGACAGCTGGGAATAGCTCATATTCCTTCAGATAGATTGAAAAGAGGTATGATTAAAGGTTTTAATCTAGGCGAAAATATTATTTTAGGTTCTGAATGGCAAAAACCTTTTGCTGAAAATGGTATATTAAATAAAGATAGGATTTTTAAATATAGTGATAAAATAATTAAGGATTTTGATATTAGAACTACTGGTTCTAGAAGTTCAGCCAGTGATCTTTCTGGAGGTAATCAACAAAAATTAGTACTTGGTCGTGAACTATCCAGAGAACCTGAATTATTGGTTGTAGCTCAACCTACTCGAGGAGTTGATGTTGGAGCCAGAGAATTTATACATGATTTATTGCTTGAGATGAGGAGTGAAGGTAAAGCAATTTTATTGATTTCTTCAGAATTAGATGAAATTACCAAACTTAGTGACCGGATACTTGTTTTATATGAAGGTAAAATTGTTGCCAATGATAAGGCTGATAAATTTACAAGAGAAGAACTTGGTCTCCTGATGGCCGGTCATGAAGGGGAGGATATAGATGAAAAACAAAGTACTAAATAA
- a CDS encoding class II aldolase/adducin family protein, producing the protein MKYYRERKEVVETGREMYRSAMTVGTWGNISKKISGKDLFAITPSGVDYKKMKAEDVVILDFAGEVVDGRKKPSTEKHLHRYLYKNREDIEAIVHTHSIYASAMAAARKPIPGAMEDLVQIVGGSVDVAEYDLPGSEDVAQNAVEALADKDGVLLANHGVVGVSDNLPDALKVCQVIEKTAKITIAAQSVGGVVELSQDDIDFMREFYLNSYGQ; encoded by the coding sequence ATGAAATATTATCGTGAAAGAAAAGAAGTAGTAGAAACAGGAAGAGAAATGTATCGCTCAGCTATGACTGTTGGAACCTGGGGTAATATTAGTAAAAAAATTAGTGGTAAAGATTTATTTGCTATTACGCCCAGTGGTGTTGATTATAAAAAGATGAAAGCTGAAGATGTTGTTATTCTTGATTTTGCAGGTGAAGTAGTAGATGGTCGTAAAAAACCTTCTACTGAAAAACATCTTCATCGTTATTTATATAAAAATAGAGAAGATATCGAAGCTATTGTTCATACTCACAGTATTTATGCTTCAGCAATGGCTGCTGCTCGTAAACCTATACCTGGAGCAATGGAGGACCTTGTGCAAATTGTAGGAGGTTCAGTAGATGTAGCAGAATATGATTTACCAGGTAGTGAAGATGTTGCCCAAAATGCAGTAGAGGCTCTGGCTGATAAAGATGGTGTATTACTTGCCAATCATGGAGTTGTGGGAGTTAGTGATAACCTCCCTGATGCTCTTAAAGTATGTCAGGTGATAGAAAAAACAGCCAAAATTACAATAGCAGCTCAATCAGTTGGAGGAGTAGTTGAACTAAGTCAGGATGATATAGATTTTATGCGTGAATTTTATTTAAATAGTTATGGACAG
- a CDS encoding ABC transporter permease: MKNKVLNKIKNMSGWTDLIYSLFAIVVAFIIGAILIKISGYSVKTAYTTLFNGAFGNTYNFTQTLVKTIPLIFTGLAVAIGFQSGLLNIGAEGQLYWGAFATTIIILIFPGLPALILIPIGIIAGALAGGAWAAVPGYLKAKTGAHEVVTTIMFNYIATLGTTFLIKNYFKAAGPVDQTAKIPEKARLPELMANTGLSWAIFVGIATVIVISYLLNRTSLGYDIKAVGENASAAEYGGINSKRITVITMAISGAVAGLAGSMIVMGVLHRFITNFSPGYGFTGIAVAVMGKNRPWGVLLAALLFGALEAGGMSMQLFAKIPKDLMTVVQGLVILFVAAPSLYNIITGSKDTKEVEV; this comes from the coding sequence ATGAAAAACAAAGTACTAAATAAAATAAAAAATATGTCAGGCTGGACTGATTTGATTTATTCACTTTTTGCGATAGTTGTTGCCTTTATAATTGGGGCTATTTTGATAAAAATATCCGGATATTCAGTAAAAACAGCTTATACTACTCTTTTTAATGGAGCTTTTGGTAATACCTATAATTTTACTCAAACTTTGGTTAAAACAATTCCCCTTATTTTTACAGGACTGGCTGTTGCTATTGGCTTTCAAAGTGGTCTTTTAAATATTGGAGCAGAAGGTCAACTTTACTGGGGAGCTTTTGCAACTACTATTATTATTTTAATTTTTCCTGGTTTACCGGCTTTAATTCTTATTCCAATCGGTATTATAGCTGGAGCTTTAGCAGGAGGAGCCTGGGCTGCTGTTCCCGGTTATCTAAAAGCTAAAACAGGTGCTCATGAAGTTGTAACAACGATTATGTTTAATTATATTGCAACTTTAGGAACTACATTTTTGATAAAAAATTATTTTAAAGCTGCAGGTCCTGTTGATCAGACTGCAAAAATTCCTGAAAAGGCCAGGCTTCCAGAATTAATGGCTAATACTGGCTTGAGCTGGGCTATTTTTGTTGGAATTGCTACTGTTATTGTAATAAGTTATCTATTAAATAGAACGTCTTTAGGCTATGATATCAAAGCAGTTGGTGAAAATGCTTCAGCTGCTGAATATGGTGGTATAAATTCTAAAAGAATTACTGTAATTACTATGGCAATTAGTGGAGCAGTTGCCGGGTTGGCCGGTAGTATGATAGTTATGGGAGTATTACATCGCTTTATTACAAATTTTTCACCAGGCTATGGATTTACAGGTATTGCAGTAGCTGTTATGGGGAAAAATAGGCCCTGGGGTGTGCTTTTGGCAGCTCTGCTTTTTGGAGCATTAGAAGCTGGAGGAATGTCAATGCAGCTTTTTGCGAAAATACCAAAAGATTTAATGACTGTTGTTCAGGGACTAGTAATCTTATTTGTAGCAGCTCCTTCCTTATATAATATAATAACCGGTTCAAAAGATACGAAGGAGGTTGAAGTCTAA
- a CDS encoding ABC transporter permease has protein sequence MNAVIDTIFSLNTLASAVRLAVPIALASVGGTFSERSGIINIGLEGMILSGAFAGALGTFITGNPWLGLIFAMFAGGVLAAIFAVFTIDLKANHVVAGVGVNILASGATAWLMQVIWNRRGTSPGVKGLPEWGIPFIKDIPLVGPLLGKQSPLVYIMLAVVISSWILLFKTPLGLRIRMTGEHPEAADTLGINIRKIKYFSVITSGVLSGMGGAYLSLGHLNRFSSGMSAGRGYMALAANIFGQWNPLGGLGASFLFSYTDALQMRLQSLNLGIANEIIQMFPYIITVVVIAGAVIRSRPPEALGEHYDFKK, from the coding sequence ATGAATGCAGTAATTGATACCATCTTTAGTTTAAATACTTTAGCTTCAGCAGTTAGACTGGCAGTACCTATTGCCCTGGCTTCAGTTGGAGGAACATTTTCTGAAAGGTCAGGAATTATAAATATAGGTCTGGAAGGTATGATTTTGAGTGGGGCTTTTGCAGGAGCACTTGGGACTTTTATAACTGGTAATCCCTGGTTAGGATTAATATTTGCTATGTTTGCTGGAGGAGTGCTGGCAGCTATTTTTGCAGTTTTTACAATTGATTTAAAAGCAAATCATGTTGTGGCTGGAGTTGGGGTAAATATTTTAGCTTCAGGAGCTACTGCCTGGTTAATGCAGGTAATTTGGAATCGAAGAGGAACTTCCCCGGGGGTAAAAGGACTTCCAGAATGGGGAATACCTTTTATAAAAGATATACCATTAGTTGGGCCTTTACTTGGTAAACAATCTCCTTTAGTATATATTATGCTGGCTGTTGTTATCTCAAGCTGGATTTTACTTTTTAAAACACCACTTGGTCTTAGAATAAGGATGACCGGTGAACATCCAGAAGCTGCAGATACTTTGGGGATAAATATTAGAAAAATAAAATATTTTAGTGTAATAACAAGTGGAGTTCTTTCTGGAATGGGAGGTGCCTACCTTTCTTTAGGACATCTCAATCGCTTTAGTTCAGGTATGTCAGCTGGGAGAGGATATATGGCTTTAGCTGCCAATATTTTTGGACAGTGGAATCCACTTGGCGGACTTGGAGCGAGTTTTTTATTTTCCTATACTGATGCCCTTCAGATGAGATTGCAGAGTTTAAATCTGGGAATAGCAAATGAAATTATTCAGATGTTCCCATATATTATTACAGTGGTTGTTATTGCGGGAGCAGTTATTAGATCACGTCCACCAGAAGCACTTGGTGAACATTATGACTTTAAGAAATAA
- a CDS encoding BMP family ABC transporter substrate-binding protein gives MKKIIIPLLILTVVFAFTGIGQAQTKIAVVYATGGLGDQSFNDSAHRGLNRAEEELGITFNYAEPGAVSEYQNYLRQFSATGQYELIISIGFDQADALSSVSSQFPDQKYAIVDAVVNNDNVASYVYREKERGFLMGAISAMMTTSAENDMINPQKVIGVVGGMDIPLIEANVAGFMAGAKYIEPNIKVLHSYVGDWADPAKAKEMTISMYEKDADIVWGAAGRSGLGVIQAAQENDFYAIGSDSDQGHVAPDHVLTNGMKYVNNTVYLAVEQVLNDEFEAGIHNLGVEEGGLGFTDSLLPEKILQRMEAVKANIVSGNVDIPAKIENVK, from the coding sequence ATGAAAAAGATTATTATTCCGTTATTAATTTTAACAGTTGTTTTTGCTTTTACTGGTATTGGTCAGGCTCAAACCAAAATAGCAGTTGTTTATGCGACAGGTGGTCTTGGAGATCAATCATTTAATGATTCAGCTCATCGTGGACTTAACAGAGCTGAAGAAGAATTAGGTATCACCTTTAACTATGCTGAACCTGGAGCAGTTTCTGAATATCAAAATTATTTAAGGCAATTTTCGGCTACCGGTCAATATGAGTTAATTATCTCTATTGGCTTTGATCAGGCAGATGCTCTTAGTTCAGTTTCTTCTCAATTCCCGGATCAAAAATATGCCATAGTTGATGCAGTTGTAAATAATGATAATGTTGCTTCTTATGTTTATAGAGAAAAAGAAAGAGGTTTTCTCATGGGAGCAATTTCGGCAATGATGACAACTAGTGCTGAAAATGATATGATTAATCCGCAAAAAGTTATTGGTGTTGTTGGGGGGATGGACATTCCTCTTATTGAAGCTAATGTAGCTGGTTTTATGGCTGGAGCTAAGTATATTGAACCCAATATAAAAGTTCTCCATTCTTATGTAGGAGATTGGGCAGATCCAGCCAAAGCAAAAGAAATGACAATTTCTATGTATGAAAAAGATGCAGATATAGTTTGGGGTGCTGCTGGTCGTTCCGGCCTTGGCGTTATTCAGGCAGCTCAGGAAAATGACTTTTATGCTATAGGTTCTGATTCAGACCAGGGCCATGTTGCTCCTGACCATGTACTAACAAATGGTATGAAATATGTAAATAATACAGTTTATCTGGCTGTAGAACAGGTATTAAATGATGAGTTTGAAGCTGGAATTCATAATCTTGGAGTTGAAGAAGGAGGTCTTGGCTTTACAGATAGCCTACTTCCAGAAAAAATACTTCAGAGAATGGAAGCAGTTAAAGCTAATATAGTAAGTGGAAATGTAGATATTCCAGCAAAAATCGAAAATGTAAAATAA
- the mtnA gene encoding S-methyl-5-thioribose-1-phosphate isomerase yields the protein MKHETMEFKDGKLRLIDQRKLPGEIDYYVAENYRDVEFAISDMVVRGAPAIGATGAYGVYLAAEEFKDESKEEFMKKLKEANQELAKARPTAVNLTWAIKNIEKLIEKNKSLSTERITEIIFKVAEKIAKEDVEINKKMAHNGNTVVVPQGARILTHCNTGALATVGYGTALGVIREAHRRGKNIKVYADETRPRLQGARLTAFELVEENIPATLIADSVAATLIRDGEIDLILVGADRIAGNGDTANKIGTYMLSELAKTHDVPFYVVAPTSTIDTDIETGDEIEIEERAREEVSHIQGVQIAPDEIDVYNPAFDVTPAENITGIVTEKRVIEKPFVQGIKEVKNI from the coding sequence TTTAAGGATGGTAAGTTAAGATTAATTGATCAAAGAAAATTACCAGGAGAAATCGATTATTATGTAGCTGAAAATTATCGTGATGTAGAATTTGCTATTTCAGATATGGTTGTAAGGGGAGCTCCTGCTATTGGTGCTACCGGTGCTTATGGAGTATATCTTGCTGCTGAAGAATTTAAAGATGAATCTAAAGAAGAATTTATGAAAAAATTGAAAGAAGCAAATCAGGAATTAGCCAAGGCTCGTCCCACTGCTGTAAATCTAACCTGGGCCATAAAAAACATTGAAAAGCTTATTGAAAAAAATAAAAGTTTAAGTACAGAAAGAATCACTGAGATTATTTTCAAAGTAGCAGAAAAAATTGCAAAAGAAGATGTAGAAATAAATAAGAAAATGGCTCACAATGGCAATACAGTAGTTGTTCCCCAGGGAGCTAGAATTTTGACTCACTGTAATACTGGAGCTCTGGCTACTGTTGGCTATGGAACTGCCCTGGGAGTGATTCGTGAAGCTCACAGGAGAGGAAAAAATATCAAAGTATATGCAGATGAAACTAGACCCAGACTTCAGGGGGCAAGACTTACTGCTTTTGAATTGGTAGAAGAGAATATCCCGGCCACTTTAATAGCAGATAGTGTAGCTGCAACTTTAATTAGAGATGGTGAGATAGATTTAATTTTGGTTGGAGCTGATAGAATCGCTGGTAATGGTGATACTGCCAATAAGATAGGAACTTATATGTTATCAGAACTTGCCAAAACCCATGATGTGCCTTTTTATGTGGTTGCTCCTACTTCTACAATTGATACAGATATTGAGACAGGTGATGAAATAGAAATTGAAGAAAGAGCCCGGGAGGAAGTAAGTCATATTCAAGGAGTACAGATTGCCCCAGATGAAATAGATGTTTATAATCCAGCTTTTGATGTGACACCTGCAGAAAATATAACTGGAATTGTAACTGAAAAGAGAGTAATAGAAAAGCCTTTTGTACAGGGAATAAAAGAAGTTAAAAATATCTAG